The DNA segment CTGCCATAGAACGGTTTTCCAGTGTCCCGCTAAATTTTACGTCACCAATTCCATAAAAAGAATAAGGGGATGAAGTTCCTTCTTGGGAAAAAGAAACAAGTGTCATAAATAAACATGCACTTATTATAATTTTTTTAATCATTTTTGATTTTATATTGAAATAGTTGGTTCAAACTTTCGAGAAGGAAATTTGAATTGGCAAATATGGTATTTTTTAATCGTTTAGCCAAAAAAACTGTGTCTCCACCCGTTAAAATTATTATAAATTTTGGACACAATGCCTTATATTCATCGATAAAACCGTCAATTTCATAGACCAGTCCATTTACGACACCGGAATGAATCGATTTTGAAGTGGATTTCCCCATAAAATGTTCTGGTTTTTCCAATTCCAGCAACGGAAGTTTTGCCGTGAAATTATGCAAGGCAGCATAGCGCAAACCCAAACCTGGCGAAATCGCTCCACCTTGATAATTGTTGGATTCATCGATAAAATCATAGGTAACACAAGTTCCTGCATCAATAACCAGCCGATTCTGGTTTGGAAACTGCAAAGTTGCTCCAGCGGCATTCACCATTCTGTCAATTCCTAAAGTTTGAGGGGTTTCATAGCAGTTAACAAACGGAAATGGATCATTGTGCGAAACAAAATGAACTTTTACGAGGTTTTCGAAGGCTGAAAAAGCTTGTTTTTCTACATCCGAAACCGAAGAAACCACCAAATGGGTTAGTTTTTCATGTTTTTTTAAAATATTTTGAATATTTTTTTCAAGTTCCGTTTTCAAGAAAACAAAGTTATCCAAAACGGTAGTACCCTCAAATACAGCCGCTTTAATTCTGGTATTCCCAACATCAATCGCTAGAATCATAATTTATCTTTAACGGCACGAAGATACGAATTGATTTTTTTTTAAAATTGTTTTGGATAAATTAAAAATCGTCCTATATTTGCACCCGCATTAGCACGGTACCTTAGCTCAGATGGTAGAGCAATGGACTGAAAATCCATGTGTCCCTGGTTCGATCCCTGGAGGTACCACCAAAACCCACTCAACCGAGTGGGTTTTTTGTTTTAATTCTACAATGGTTTTTATTTTGGAGTTTTCAAAAAACAAGAAAACCGAGATTTGACAATAGCCAAATCTCGGTTTTAATTATAAATGTTTAGTTATAGAATTATAATCCTACCAGAAAATAGAATACAAGGCCACAAGCACTCCACAAATAATCATTGCTCCTACGGCAAAACCATTGCTTACTTTAAACATTTTGGAATCGATTTCCAATCCTTTTACTTTAAGTCCTTTCTTGGCATCGTATAAGCTGATAACGATCATCAGCAAAACACATATTGCGAAAACAAATCCCATTCTGTCCAAAAACGGAATTTCATAAAGCATCGTTTTGTCTTTTTGTTCTACCAATGTGGCAAATCCTGAACTGCTCAAGAATTCTAAATTCAAATTTTTAGGCATGAAGCTTAAATT comes from the Flavobacterium limnophilum genome and includes:
- a CDS encoding type III pantothenate kinase, which codes for MILAIDVGNTRIKAAVFEGTTVLDNFVFLKTELEKNIQNILKKHEKLTHLVVSSVSDVEKQAFSAFENLVKVHFVSHNDPFPFVNCYETPQTLGIDRMVNAAGATLQFPNQNRLVIDAGTCVTYDFIDESNNYQGGAISPGLGLRYAALHNFTAKLPLLELEKPEHFMGKSTSKSIHSGVVNGLVYEIDGFIDEYKALCPKFIIILTGGDTVFLAKRLKNTIFANSNFLLESLNQLFQYKIKND